ATCTGGAGGCTACGCAGTTTGTCTCTTGACCGCACAATGGACTGGCTGGCTACCACGCTTTTCACCTTCATCATCTCAAACTGCCGTACCACCGCCGTGCCGTAAAAGGTCACTGAGGCCCCAATACGCGGAATCACGGCATCTATGCCGGTAAGCAGTTCGCCTTTGTAAAGAATATGCGGGTCGCCTTTTTCCATGACCAGGTCACAGCGCAGGTGGTCCAGCACCACTGCCTCATGGCCCCGCTGTTGGGCGGCTTCCACCAGGCGGCGGGTAGAATATAATTTAGGATCGCGCGAGAGGATCGCTATTTTCATAAAAGGGAATGTCTTGGGTGAGTTACTTCTTTTTGGCTTTGTTCTTGGCCTTGAGGGACAGATTTTTCCGGGACACGTCTACGATGAAACGCTTGCGGAGCAGCGTACGGCCCAGCAGCACTGGGTACTTCAAGTCGCTGCGGTCTGAAAGGGAAAACTCGGTTTCCACCTCCTGCCCGTGAATAATGATCTTAGTACGGATAATGTAGCGCTCCTGCACATCACCGAAAGAACTTTTTACGTTCCGGAGCGAAAAATCTGTGAATTCAAAGGCCTTATGGTTATAGGCAGGGTGCCGGTCATCTAACAATTCAAAGTGAATGGCGCGCTGCCCGTCCGGCTGGTTTACCTCCCGTATGTTATTGCAGTGGATGGATGAGGTAAAGGCGCCTGTATCTACCTTAGCCTCTATCTCAAACAGCTCCAGCTCCGGAAAATCAACCAT
This Rufibacter radiotolerans DNA region includes the following protein-coding sequences:
- a CDS encoding ATP-dependent zinc protease family protein, giving the protein MKKKSPEKSIIGRREMVDFPELELFEIEAKVDTGAFTSSIHCNNIREVNQPDGQRAIHFELLDDRHPAYNHKAFEFTDFSLRNVKSSFGDVQERYIIRTKIIIHGQEVETEFSLSDRSDLKYPVLLGRTLLRKRFIVDVSRKNLSLKAKNKAKKK